The following DNA comes from Actinomycetes bacterium.
GAGCCGGCCGACCATGTCGAGGTTCTCGAAGCCCGTCAGGTGCTCGTCGACCGCGGCGTACTGCCCGGACAGGCCGATGACCCGGCGCAGGGCCCGCGCGTCGGCGACGACGTCGAGCCCGGACACCGTGGCCCGCCCGGCGTCAGGCTTCATGAGGGTGCTCAGGATGCGCACGCAGGTGGTCTTGCCCGCGCCGTTGGGGCCGAGCAGGCCGAGCACGGTGCCCTCGGGCACCCGCAGGTCGAGCCCCGTGAGGGCATGGACGTCGCCGAAGCGCTTCGTCAGCCCTTCGGCGACGATGGCGTCAGTCATGGGGTCTCCCGAGTCGTTCGCTGTCCGGACATCCTCGTCGGTGGGTCTGACATGTCTCGACCCGATTTCTCATCGCCGAGACCCGACGGCCCGATCCACGAGACGCGATGTATCGCGTTATAGAGACACGATACATCGCGTTCCCGATCCGTCAAGCCGACAGAGTTTCCGGGACGGGCGGGATCAGCCGAAGACCAAGGGGTAGCCGGCCGCGCGGAGCCGGGCCAGCACCTCCTCGCAGTGCTCCTCGCCCCGCGTCTCGAGCTGCAGCCGCACCTCGACCTCGTCGACGCGCAGCCGCGGGTCGGTGCGCATGTGCTCGACCTCGACCACCGACGCGTCGGCGGCGGCCACCTCGGCCAGCAGCTCGACCAGCGCTCCCGGCCGGTCGCTGATCCTGGCCCGGAAGGACAGGAAGCGGCCGGCGACCGCCAGGCCGTGGCGCAGCACCCGCATCAGCAGCAGCGGGTCGATGTTTCCGCCCGAGAGCACCACGGCCACCGGCGGCTCGAAGGCGCGCGGGTCGTCGAGGACCGCCGCGACCGCAGCCGCACCGGCCGGCTCGACGACGAGCTTGGCGCGCTCGAGGGTGAGCAGCAGCGCGCGCGAGATCGACTCCTCGGACACCGTGAGGATCTCGTCGACGTACTTCTGCACGAGGGCGAACGGCACCTGGCCGGGACAACCCACGGCGATGCCGTCGGCCATCGTCGTCATGCGGTCGAGAGCGATCGGGTGCCCGGCCGCCAGCGACGCCGGGTAGGCGGCCGCGGTGTCGGCCTGCACGCCGACGACGCGGACGTCCGGGCGGCTGGACTTGACGGCGAGGGCGATGCCGGCGAGAAGGCCGCCGCCTCCGGTGCAGACGACGACGGTGCGCACGTCGGGGACCTGCTCGAGGATCTCCAGCCCCACCGTGCCCTGCCCGGCGACGATGTCGGGGTGGTCGAACGGGTGCACCAGCACGGCGCCGGTCTCCTCGGCGAATGCGCGCGCAGCGCTCAGCGCGTCGTCCACCGAGTTGCCGTGGAAGTGCACCTCGGCGCCGTAAGCGCGAGTCGCCTGGACCTTCGGGATGGGCGCGCCCTCGGGCATGAAGACCGTCGAGCGGATGCCACGGAGGGACGCCGCCAGGGCGACGCCCTGCGCGTGGTTGCCGGCGCTGGCCGCGACGACGCCGTGCTGCGACTCGTGCGGGGTGAGCCGTGAGATGCGGGTGTAGGCACCGCGGATCTTGAACGACCCGGCCCGCTGGAGGTTCTCGCACTTGAGCCACACCGGACCGCCGACCCGCTCGGAGAGCGGCCGCGACCCCTGCACCGGGGTGTCCCTGATGACACCCTCGAGCAGCGAGCGCGCCGCCTTGACGTCGTCGAAGGAGACCGGCAGGGAGTCCATGGCGGCCAGTGTGTCAGGCGGTCACCGGTCGAACGCCAGCAGCGACGCGGTGAGGGTGTGCAGGTGCGTGCGGCCGGCTACCGGGCCGATCTCGCCCGCCGCGAAGAAGCCGGCGACCACGCCGTCGCCGAAGGCCCCACGCACCGTGGCGACGTCGTGGTCGGCGGCCGGGAAGAGGCCGCTCCCCCGCCCGGTGCAGGCGATCAGCAGCGCGCCGGCCGGCCCGGGCCGGCCGCCGTATGCGGCCGCGAGCATCGACCGGAGCTCGGCGTCCGCGGTGCCTGCGTCGCGCACGTGCACCTGCACGGTGCGGCCGACCGGAACCACGTCGCCCACCACCAGACCGGTCCGCGCGGTGTCGACGCCGACGACACCACGCACCAGGAAGTCGCCG
Coding sequences within:
- the ilvA gene encoding threonine ammonia-lyase codes for the protein MDSLPVSFDDVKAARSLLEGVIRDTPVQGSRPLSERVGGPVWLKCENLQRAGSFKIRGAYTRISRLTPHESQHGVVAASAGNHAQGVALAASLRGIRSTVFMPEGAPIPKVQATRAYGAEVHFHGNSVDDALSAARAFAEETGAVLVHPFDHPDIVAGQGTVGLEILEQVPDVRTVVVCTGGGGLLAGIALAVKSSRPDVRVVGVQADTAAAYPASLAAGHPIALDRMTTMADGIAVGCPGQVPFALVQKYVDEILTVSEESISRALLLTLERAKLVVEPAGAAAVAAVLDDPRAFEPPVAVVLSGGNIDPLLLMRVLRHGLAVAGRFLSFRARISDRPGALVELLAEVAAADASVVEVEHMRTDPRLRVDEVEVRLQLETRGEEHCEEVLARLRAAGYPLVFG